One genomic window of Prochlorococcus marinus str. NATL2A includes the following:
- a CDS encoding ABC transporter permease, with protein MIISTAMIIDDFKFAINNRRVWWYTATSRTRARFARTTLGSFWLGFSNLLSISTLGFVYGTVFKVQDFSSYFVYLGIGLVIWNTISSSVCMAPNLFSNNSSNIKNMNLRPLFYTLEEWAFQIQTFFQSFLLVFIVLLLFKPVLLINICTASWIPMLNFVLFIYWFPLLLCLISIRYTDLAQLVPIIMQIVFLTSPILYRKESLGNIGWITDVNLFYRILDPLRVSINSGFVNYRESLLILIINFVGIYFSLNFLKKSSGKLPFLV; from the coding sequence ATGATTATATCCACAGCAATGATAATTGATGATTTTAAGTTTGCTATAAATAACAGAAGAGTATGGTGGTATACCGCTACATCTAGAACAAGAGCAAGATTTGCAAGAACTACTCTTGGTAGCTTTTGGCTAGGATTTTCAAACTTACTGTCAATCTCAACTTTAGGTTTTGTGTATGGAACTGTTTTTAAAGTTCAAGACTTCAGTTCGTATTTTGTATATCTAGGAATTGGATTGGTTATTTGGAATACAATTTCTTCATCTGTTTGTATGGCTCCTAATCTTTTTTCTAATAATTCCTCAAATATAAAAAATATGAACTTAAGGCCATTATTTTATACCTTAGAAGAATGGGCATTTCAGATTCAGACTTTTTTTCAGTCTTTCTTGCTGGTTTTTATTGTACTTTTACTTTTTAAACCTGTATTACTAATAAATATATGTACTGCGTCATGGATTCCCATGCTCAATTTTGTTTTATTCATTTATTGGTTTCCTTTGCTTCTTTGTTTGATCAGTATTAGATATACTGATCTGGCTCAACTAGTTCCAATAATTATGCAAATAGTCTTTTTAACATCTCCAATATTATACAGAAAAGAGAGTTTAGGTAATATAGGCTGGATAACTGATGTTAATTTATTTTATAGAATTTTAGACCCTTTAAGAGTCAGCATTAATAGTGGATTTGTTAATTATAGAGAATCATTATTAATACTAATTATTAACTTTGTAGGAATATACTTCTCTCTAAATTTTCTAAAAAAGAGTAGTGGAAAATTACCTTTCTTGGTTTGA
- a CDS encoding ATP-binding cassette domain-containing protein: MTSFNSNELQKLYIAFFGRPCDPAGMNYWLSKSEDKANLIDVAKAFSSQEEYKKSLTSVNSIEFQINQIYLNLFARKADFDSLNTWSLKCKRGELKIYELASMLTIEQSNIEEKIDNISLKDVEVLEKKVQAAQLFTDQISKDICWINAYKPDSIDPWILGKALQVGINYLNKVDSSYHLDKYAVTEILHKMSFEKINTSTKAIIKIRNLSLTIPISFKHDQKLSNLLTKGVLNSIIGGQLVKNKTTTKIEALRNINLTIMNGERVALIGHNGSGKTSFLKVISGIYLPTEGDLDVEVDVYPMLQKSFLTSTDLTGVDAAKAHYLLVNKSLNGFDQFLQDIIEFSGLGEFISLPIKTYSEGMSARLIFSILTSIPHDCLAIDEGFGTGDSDFFERAEKRMKSFMNSSGTLILASHSEHLLKQFCTRGIVFNHGQVVYDGSLDASLNYYHTHDYIHSNDN, encoded by the coding sequence ATGACATCATTTAACTCTAATGAACTGCAGAAGCTATATATCGCATTTTTTGGTAGACCATGTGATCCTGCGGGAATGAATTACTGGTTATCAAAATCAGAAGATAAAGCAAATTTAATTGATGTCGCAAAGGCTTTTTCATCACAAGAGGAGTATAAGAAAAGTTTAACATCTGTGAATTCTATAGAGTTTCAAATTAATCAAATTTACTTGAATTTATTTGCAAGAAAAGCAGATTTTGATAGTTTAAATACTTGGTCTTTAAAGTGTAAAAGAGGTGAATTAAAGATATACGAATTAGCATCTATGTTGACTATTGAGCAGTCTAACATTGAAGAAAAAATTGATAATATTTCTTTGAAGGATGTTGAAGTCCTAGAAAAAAAAGTACAAGCTGCTCAATTATTTACCGATCAAATAAGTAAAGATATTTGTTGGATAAATGCATATAAGCCAGATTCTATTGATCCTTGGATCTTAGGGAAAGCTCTTCAAGTCGGTATAAATTATCTGAACAAAGTCGATTCAAGTTATCATTTGGATAAGTATGCCGTTACAGAAATACTTCATAAGATGAGCTTTGAGAAAATTAATACATCAACAAAAGCAATAATAAAAATTAGAAACTTATCTCTAACAATTCCAATTTCTTTTAAACACGATCAAAAGTTATCTAATCTTTTAACAAAAGGTGTTTTAAACTCTATTATTGGTGGTCAATTAGTCAAAAATAAAACAACTACAAAAATTGAGGCTTTGAGAAATATAAATTTGACAATTATGAATGGAGAAAGAGTTGCGTTAATTGGTCATAACGGTTCAGGCAAGACTAGCTTCTTAAAGGTTATTTCTGGTATTTATTTACCTACAGAAGGTGATTTAGATGTTGAAGTCGATGTGTATCCCATGCTTCAAAAAAGTTTTTTAACAAGTACAGATCTCACTGGCGTTGATGCAGCCAAGGCACATTATTTGCTAGTAAATAAAAGTTTAAATGGTTTTGATCAATTTCTTCAAGATATTATAGAATTTTCTGGACTAGGTGAGTTTATTTCACTACCAATTAAAACTTATAGTGAAGGAATGAGTGCTAGATTAATTTTTTCAATTTTGACATCCATACCCCATGATTGTTTAGCAATAGATGAAGGATTTGGGACTGGAGACTCTGATTTCTTTGAAAGGGCTGAGAAACGTATGAAATCATTTATGAATTCTTCAGGGACTCTTATACTTGCAAGTCATTCTGAACATCTTTTAAAACAATTTTGTACAAGAGGTATTGTATTTAACCATGGGCAAGTTGTTTATGATGGCTCACTAGATGCTTCATTAAATTATTATCACACTCATGATTATATCCACAGCAATGATAATTGA
- the secA gene encoding preprotein translocase subunit SecA, which yields MFGQLLGDPNKRRLKNYYPIVSEINILEEDISVLSDEELRGSTNEFRQRLEKAENSDKQLKILDELLPNAFAVVREASKRVLGMRHFDVQLIGGMVLHEGQIAEMKTGEGKTLVSTLPSYLNALTGKGVHVVTVNDYLAKRDAEWMGQVHRFLGLEVGLIQQDMNPRERKKNYQCDITYATNSELGFDYLRDNMAADKAEIVQRDFQFCVIDEVDSILIDEARTPLIISGQVERPQEKYQKAAEVVMKLQRASELGKDGIDPEGDYEVDEKQRSCVLTDDGFAKTEELLEVKDLFDPKDPWAHYVTNALKAKELFTKDVNYIVRNGEAVIVDEFTGRVMPGRRWSDGQHQAIEAKENLAIQPETQTLASITYQNFFLLYPRLSGMTGTAKTEEVEFDKTYKLKTSVIPTNKKVSREDWVDQVFKTENAKWRAVAKETSLINKQGRPILVGTTSVEKSELLSTLLAEENIPHNLLNAKPENVERESEIVAQAGRKGAVTIATNMAGRGTDIILGGNSEYMAKLKIKQVLSSRLVKPEDRHNPPVPLQRDKASGFKSLEVKAEAKTSNQSSSLNNLFPVILSDKTDNELGQLAAKLVKEWGDRALTLGELEDYIATAAEKTPTKDENILAIRRAIHSIKTEYEVITNNEEKLVTEAGGLHVIGTERHESRRVDNQLRGRAGRQGDFGSTRFFLSLEDNLLRIFGGDRVAGLMNAFRVEEDMPIESGMLTRSLEGAQKKVETYYYDIRKQVFEYDEVMNNQRKAVYSERRRVLKGQELKSQVISYGEKTMGEIVDAYINEELPPEEWELDKLVGKVQEFIYLLNDLKSSELIGLDTNQLKVFLQEQMRNAYDLKEAQLEETHPGIMREAEKFFMLQQLDTLWREHLQSMDSLRESVGLRGYGQKDPLIEYKNEGYDMFLEMMINFRRNVIYSMFMFQPTTKKVES from the coding sequence ATGTTTGGACAGTTGCTTGGGGATCCTAATAAAAGAAGACTGAAAAATTATTATCCAATAGTTTCAGAGATCAATATTTTAGAAGAAGACATTTCCGTGTTGAGTGACGAAGAGCTTAGGGGTAGCACAAATGAATTTAGGCAAAGGCTAGAGAAAGCTGAAAATTCAGATAAACAATTAAAAATTTTAGATGAGTTGTTACCAAACGCTTTTGCTGTTGTAAGAGAGGCTTCCAAGCGAGTTCTTGGAATGAGACATTTTGATGTCCAACTTATTGGAGGAATGGTTTTACATGAGGGACAGATAGCGGAAATGAAAACTGGTGAAGGAAAAACGCTTGTTTCTACTTTGCCTAGTTATCTAAATGCTTTAACTGGAAAAGGTGTTCATGTTGTTACGGTTAATGATTATTTAGCTAAGAGGGATGCTGAATGGATGGGACAAGTACACCGTTTTCTTGGATTAGAAGTTGGTTTAATACAGCAGGATATGAATCCTCGAGAGAGGAAAAAAAACTATCAATGTGACATTACATATGCAACCAATTCTGAATTGGGTTTTGATTATTTGCGAGATAACATGGCTGCCGATAAAGCGGAGATTGTTCAAAGAGATTTTCAATTTTGTGTGATCGATGAAGTTGATTCAATTCTTATAGATGAAGCTCGTACTCCACTAATCATTTCCGGTCAAGTTGAACGCCCTCAGGAGAAATATCAAAAGGCTGCAGAAGTTGTTATGAAATTACAGAGAGCTTCGGAGTTAGGCAAAGATGGAATTGATCCCGAAGGCGATTATGAAGTTGATGAGAAACAAAGAAGTTGCGTTTTAACTGATGATGGGTTTGCAAAAACAGAGGAACTTTTAGAAGTTAAAGATCTTTTCGATCCCAAAGATCCATGGGCTCATTACGTTACAAATGCCTTAAAGGCAAAAGAACTTTTTACAAAAGACGTTAACTATATAGTCCGTAATGGAGAGGCTGTGATAGTTGATGAATTCACCGGGAGGGTAATGCCAGGAAGGAGATGGAGTGATGGACAGCATCAAGCCATTGAAGCAAAGGAAAATTTAGCCATACAGCCAGAGACTCAGACTTTAGCGTCAATTACTTATCAGAATTTCTTTCTTCTTTATCCTCGTCTGTCTGGAATGACAGGCACTGCTAAAACAGAGGAGGTGGAATTTGACAAAACATATAAATTAAAAACAAGTGTTATTCCAACTAATAAAAAAGTTTCAAGAGAGGATTGGGTTGATCAAGTCTTTAAAACTGAAAATGCTAAATGGCGTGCTGTTGCCAAAGAAACTTCATTAATTAATAAACAAGGTAGACCAATACTTGTAGGGACTACAAGTGTTGAAAAAAGTGAATTATTAAGTACACTTCTCGCTGAGGAAAATATTCCACATAATTTGTTGAATGCTAAGCCTGAAAATGTAGAGAGAGAATCAGAAATTGTTGCACAAGCAGGGAGAAAAGGAGCAGTAACTATTGCCACCAATATGGCTGGAAGAGGTACGGATATAATCCTTGGTGGGAATAGTGAATATATGGCCAAGCTAAAAATAAAACAGGTTTTAAGTTCTCGTTTGGTTAAACCTGAGGATAGACATAATCCCCCAGTTCCTTTGCAAAGGGATAAAGCTTCAGGTTTTAAATCTCTCGAGGTTAAGGCAGAAGCAAAAACTAGCAATCAATCTAGCTCACTAAATAACCTTTTTCCGGTTATTTTATCCGATAAAACTGATAATGAACTTGGCCAATTAGCTGCAAAACTTGTTAAAGAATGGGGAGATAGAGCTTTGACACTTGGAGAATTGGAGGATTACATAGCTACTGCTGCAGAAAAGACACCAACAAAAGATGAAAATATTTTGGCTATAAGAAGAGCAATTCACTCAATAAAAACCGAGTACGAGGTTATTACCAATAATGAAGAGAAGTTGGTAACAGAGGCTGGAGGCCTTCATGTGATTGGGACTGAGCGTCACGAATCAAGAAGAGTTGATAATCAATTGAGAGGAAGAGCTGGAAGACAAGGAGATTTTGGCAGTACTAGATTTTTTCTCTCTTTGGAAGATAATTTATTGAGGATTTTCGGAGGGGATCGAGTCGCAGGACTTATGAATGCCTTTAGGGTTGAAGAAGATATGCCAATTGAGTCTGGAATGTTAACAAGATCTTTGGAGGGAGCTCAGAAAAAAGTTGAAACTTACTATTACGACATTAGAAAACAAGTTTTTGAATATGACGAAGTAATGAATAATCAACGAAAAGCAGTTTATAGCGAGAGAAGAAGAGTGCTTAAGGGGCAAGAATTAAAATCTCAAGTGATTAGTTATGGTGAAAAAACTATGGGAGAAATTGTCGATGCATATATCAATGAAGAGTTACCTCCAGAAGAATGGGAGCTTGATAAATTAGTAGGGAAAGTACAAGAATTTATTTATCTTTTAAATGACTTAAAAAGCTCCGAATTAATAGGTTTAGACACTAATCAATTAAAAGTTTTTTTACAAGAGCAAATGAGAAATGCTTACGATCTGAAAGAGGCTCAATTAGAAGAAACACATCCAGGGATTATGAGAGAAGCTGAAAAATTTTTCATGCTTCAACAACTTGATACACTATGGAGAGAACATCTTCAATCAATGGACTCCTTACGTGAATCTGTTGGTTTAAGAGGCTATGGACAAAAAGATCCATTAATCGAGTATAAAAATGAAGGATATGACATGTTTTTAGAGATGATGATTAATTTTCGGAGAAATGTTATTTATTCAATGTTTATGTTTCAACCAACAACTAAGAAAGTTGAATCATGA
- the gmd gene encoding GDP-mannose 4,6-dehydratase has translation MSPQKTALITGITGQDGSYLAELLISKGYEVHGLVRRSSQVNTHLIDHLISDNEEKKKVHLHYGDLTHSTNLVRIIKEIEPDEIYNLGAQSHVKVSFESPEYTAQTDALGPLRILEAVRILGLTKKTRIYQASTSELYGLIQETPQKETTPFYPRSPYGVAKLYAYWITINYRESYGIYACNGILFNHESPRRGETFVTRKITRGLTRINLGLEKCLEMGNIDSLRDWGHAKDYVEMQWRMLQQETPEDYVIATGQTTSVRNFIEKSSIALGWGGIEWDGENEKEVGRRKDNGDLVIKINPEFYRPAEVEQLLGDATKAHNNLGWKPKIKIDELIMEMINADKLIAELELKQMSI, from the coding sequence GTGAGCCCCCAAAAAACTGCTCTTATCACAGGCATCACAGGGCAAGATGGTAGTTACCTAGCAGAATTACTAATATCAAAAGGATATGAAGTACATGGCCTTGTTAGAAGATCAAGTCAAGTAAATACACATCTAATCGATCATTTGATAAGTGATAATGAAGAGAAAAAAAAAGTTCATTTACACTATGGAGATCTTACACACAGCACAAATTTAGTAAGAATTATAAAAGAGATTGAGCCAGATGAGATCTATAATTTAGGTGCTCAAAGTCATGTAAAAGTAAGCTTTGAATCGCCAGAGTACACAGCTCAAACTGATGCACTGGGACCTTTGCGAATACTTGAAGCTGTAAGGATCCTTGGATTAACTAAAAAGACTAGAATTTATCAAGCCAGTACGTCCGAATTATATGGCCTAATACAAGAAACACCTCAAAAAGAGACCACACCTTTTTATCCAAGAAGTCCTTACGGAGTAGCAAAATTATATGCTTATTGGATAACTATTAACTACCGTGAGTCTTATGGAATATATGCATGTAACGGCATACTTTTCAATCATGAGTCTCCAAGAAGAGGTGAAACTTTCGTAACAAGGAAAATCACTAGAGGTTTAACAAGAATAAATTTAGGCTTAGAAAAATGCCTAGAGATGGGAAACATTGATTCTCTAAGGGACTGGGGACATGCAAAAGACTATGTGGAGATGCAATGGAGAATGCTTCAACAAGAGACACCTGAAGATTATGTGATTGCAACTGGCCAAACAACATCAGTTAGAAATTTTATAGAAAAATCATCTATTGCTCTGGGCTGGGGCGGAATCGAATGGGATGGAGAAAATGAGAAAGAAGTTGGCAGAAGAAAAGACAATGGAGATCTGGTAATAAAAATCAATCCAGAGTTTTACAGGCCTGCCGAAGTAGAGCAATTATTAGGTGATGCGACAAAAGCACATAACAATCTCGGATGGAAGCCGAAAATAAAAATAGACGAATTAATAATGGAAATGATCAATGCTGATAAATTAATTGCTGAACTAGAACTAAAACAGATGTCTATTTAA
- a CDS encoding DUF4214 domain-containing protein — MLLTIDSLISDELIDHTKYTLSGSESLSYYVDKTVGVESLDRYYLDSNQQTKYLDTIKTINQGHNQEEQNFIKDIFNRLDLIIDLDFYEMSHNNGSMLDIYHITYSSHFEQNVIGQAIQQKTSTGGWWDIFWKDSPNERSSDSKENFNTILHEIGHTLGLSHPNDDPFDKNFNSQDTIMSYNKGPGDWGHWFSTKDINALIKIWGRENDLGFIDFDGDSVQYKFKKSEDKKYFIETEIGFEDITNIYSLNFTDKTINVGDDIIDVFNLLNDKEDATSKIYRLYNASFSRFPDKEGLKYWINKNKSGENTFRQTANSFILSDEFTKKYGKDPSNIDYIKNLYQNVLNRDPDIIGQSYWLGKLNEGLEDRTELLIGFSESEENKNMFSIETNIF, encoded by the coding sequence ATGCTACTTACTATTGATTCACTTATAAGTGATGAACTCATAGATCACACAAAATATACATTATCAGGAAGCGAATCACTATCTTATTATGTAGATAAAACTGTAGGAGTTGAAAGCCTAGATAGATATTATTTAGATTCTAATCAACAAACTAAATATTTAGATACAATTAAAACAATTAACCAAGGTCATAACCAAGAAGAGCAGAATTTTATCAAAGATATTTTTAATAGATTAGATTTAATTATTGATCTTGATTTCTATGAAATGTCACATAATAATGGTTCTATGCTTGATATCTATCACATAACTTACTCATCACATTTCGAACAAAATGTAATTGGTCAAGCAATTCAGCAAAAAACTAGCACTGGTGGATGGTGGGATATTTTTTGGAAGGATAGTCCTAATGAAAGAAGCTCAGATAGTAAAGAAAACTTTAATACAATACTCCACGAAATAGGCCATACACTTGGACTTAGTCATCCTAATGATGATCCTTTTGATAAAAATTTTAATTCCCAAGATACAATAATGTCTTACAATAAAGGTCCAGGAGATTGGGGACACTGGTTCTCCACAAAGGATATTAATGCATTGATAAAAATATGGGGAAGAGAAAATGATCTTGGTTTTATTGACTTTGATGGTGATAGTGTTCAATATAAATTTAAAAAGTCAGAGGACAAAAAATACTTCATAGAAACTGAGATTGGGTTCGAAGATATAACTAACATTTATAGTTTAAATTTCACAGATAAAACTATTAATGTAGGAGATGATATTATTGATGTTTTTAATTTATTAAATGATAAAGAAGATGCTACCAGCAAAATTTACAGGCTCTATAACGCTTCATTTTCTAGGTTTCCAGATAAAGAAGGATTAAAATATTGGATTAATAAGAATAAGTCAGGTGAAAATACTTTTCGTCAAACTGCCAATTCTTTTATACTTTCGGATGAATTCACAAAAAAATACGGTAAAGATCCTAGCAACATTGATTACATCAAAAATCTCTATCAAAACGTTCTTAATAGAGATCCAGACATCATTGGACAATCATATTGGTTAGGTAAATTAAATGAAGGTTTGGAGGATAGAACAGAATTATTGATCGGATTTTCCGAATCTGAAGAAAATAAAAATATGTTTTCAATCGAAACAAATATTTTTTAA
- a CDS encoding DUF6447 family protein, translating to MANVTIDGKEYDVDSLSKEAKEQLASLKFVQGEIQRLQAQMAVCQTAAAAYSNALKNLLD from the coding sequence ATGGCCAACGTCACAATAGATGGAAAAGAATACGACGTCGATTCTCTTAGTAAGGAAGCAAAAGAACAACTTGCGAGCTTAAAATTTGTCCAAGGTGAGATTCAAAGGCTTCAAGCCCAAATGGCAGTTTGCCAAACGGCAGCTGCTGCATACTCTAATGCATTAAAAAATTTACTAGATTAA
- a CDS encoding peptidylprolyl isomerase, whose translation MESIKCLNDDTIQLLSKHKLLKTLVRSEIIKDELSKIYIDEKRKEELILEFKKQQNIIEDDKYKNFLNINHLNDYDVEDIALGKTRIYEYSLKNFGHKIESWFLERKSQLDIIVYSLIRVSDPFIARELYLRILSKETDIGDLATEFSEGIEKKTRGIVGPISIGNSHPSLANFLQNCEIGKVQPPLKINNSFLIIRVENFEPAKLDEDMKKNMGEELLNKWLDIQADDMIEKLIKNHSTKSNNSITS comes from the coding sequence ATGGAATCAATCAAATGTCTAAATGATGACACAATACAATTATTGTCAAAGCACAAATTACTTAAAACTCTTGTAAGGTCTGAAATAATTAAAGATGAGCTAAGTAAAATATACATAGATGAGAAGAGAAAAGAGGAGTTAATTTTAGAATTTAAAAAACAACAAAATATAATTGAAGACGATAAATATAAAAATTTCCTCAATATTAATCATCTCAATGATTATGATGTTGAGGACATCGCTCTAGGAAAAACTAGGATCTATGAATATTCTTTGAAGAATTTTGGTCACAAGATTGAATCTTGGTTTTTAGAGAGAAAAAGTCAATTAGATATAATCGTTTATAGCTTAATTAGAGTAAGTGATCCTTTTATAGCAAGAGAGCTTTACTTAAGAATACTCTCTAAAGAGACAGATATTGGTGATTTGGCTACAGAGTTTTCTGAGGGTATTGAGAAAAAAACTAGAGGTATTGTAGGTCCTATATCTATAGGCAATTCTCATCCATCTCTTGCAAATTTTTTACAAAATTGTGAAATAGGTAAAGTACAACCACCCTTAAAAATCAATAACTCTTTTTTAATTATTAGAGTTGAGAACTTTGAGCCAGCAAAACTTGATGAAGACATGAAAAAGAATATGGGAGAAGAATTGCTTAACAAATGGCTGGACATTCAGGCAGATGATATGATAGAAAAATTAATAAAAAATCACTCCACAAAGTCAAATAATTCCATAACCTCATGA